Genomic segment of Streptomyces sp. NBC_00654:
GCGACTGCTCGAACCCGGAGGTGCCGATGACGAGATCCTGCTCGGGGACGGTGCGCTGGATGGGCACGAGCCGGCTCACATCGACACGGTCGCCACGAACGTCGCCGCCCGCGATTCCCGCGTCACCCGCATCCGCTGCGTCACCCACGTCCGGCCGTGGACCCTCCGCAGCGGCGGCCGGCGCGGACTCACCACGGGAACGACCTCCGCGCAGCCAGGACATCAGCCCCATGGATCCCTCGTCTCCCCTGCGCTACTCGCTACTGCCCGTTGAGGCGAGCGACCTGTGCGACGAACTTCAGGCGTTCCGGATGTTCCAGGTCCAGCAGGTCGTCGAGCGGCCAGTGGAAGTGATAGGCGAGGTACGCGACCTCCTCGTAGAGCAGGTCGGCCGCGTACGTCACGATTCCCCCAGGCGGCCACCGGCGAGATCCACCGCGAACTCCTCCTGGCAGGACGGACAGGTGACGGCGGCGCGCGTGTGGCCCTCGGCGTTGATCCGCCGGTAGAAGTCCTGGAGAAAGGCCAGGTCGGAGGCGAACAGATCCTCGATGACGCCCGGGTGGATGTCCTCGACGGTTCCGATCCGGGTGACGACGCGGGCGATCAGCACGACGGACAGATACGCGGAGTTCTCCCGCACCCGGTCGTCCCGCAACGGCACCAGTTCGTCGCGGGCGGTCGCGAGCCGCATCACTCCGCTGCGGTGCACGGCTCCCGAATCGTCGACGTACCCACGAGGCAGCTCGAAGGCGAACTCGGTGCGCAGAGGCTCGGGTTGAGGTGCGCGGGACTGCTCCACACGCTCCGCCGGCCCCGCCTGCTGCTGTCCCGGCGCCTGGAACTGAACCGTACGCCGCATCAGTCGAGTTCCATGCTCTCGTACGTGATCGCCAGCTTCTCCGTCAGGACCGAGGTGTCACCGGCCTTGAGCGTGCCGATCTCCAGCGACTTCGGCCAGGCGTTGATCAGCTTGTAGCGCTTGATCGGCATGCCCTCGTAGTCGTAGACGATGACGGCGCCGTTGCGGCGGGCGTCCGTCATACGGCCGAACCGCGAGTCCTTGATCCACCGCTCGAAGCTGTTGTCCTCCGTGAGACCACGGGTGACGGTGACCTCTCCCGCCTTGGGGCGTCCGGGCAGCTTCTTGATGGCGTACTTGCCGTCGGCGGTGTTCTGCTTCAGCTCGATGACGTCCTGCTCCATCTTCAGACCGCTGACCTCGGTGATCTGCTTGATGATGACGCTGTCGAATTCGAGACCGAAGGAATGCCCGACGGAACTGTCGAGATCGGGAAGTGGCACAACAGACTCCTTACACCGCACTCAGAATGAGGCCGTTCATTCGTCGATCCCTCCGGTGCCGCCGGTCAGCTGGGAGAGCCGGAACACCACGAACTCGGCCGGCTTGACCGGGGCGACACCGATCTCGCAGATGACCTGACCTGCGTCGATGCTCTCGGGCGGGTTGGTCTCACGGTCACATTTCACATAGAACGCCTCGTCGGGGGTCAGCCCGAACAGCGACCCCTTCCGCCATTCGTTGACCAGGAAGGCCGAGACCGTACGGCGGATACGGGCCCATAGCGCATCGTCGTTCGGCTCGAA
This window contains:
- a CDS encoding phage tail protein, with product MPLPDLDSSVGHSFGLEFDSVIIKQITEVSGLKMEQDVIELKQNTADGKYAIKKLPGRPKAGEVTVTRGLTEDNSFERWIKDSRFGRMTDARRNGAVIVYDYEGMPIKRYKLINAWPKSLEIGTLKAGDTSVLTEKLAITYESMELD
- a CDS encoding DUF6760 family protein, with protein sequence MTYAADLLYEEVAYLAYHFHWPLDDLLDLEHPERLKFVAQVARLNGQ